Proteins from a single region of Candidatus Polarisedimenticolaceae bacterium:
- the mreC gene encoding rod shape-determining protein MreC: MAASQANPTRSNAVLLVVVLFAQLLLMAGSLRREDAADAVEDGVRTASGPVLGAARTVGGSVVAALRMFGDVGRSRKELAAMRGEIATLSAEVDRRQEQALENDRLRRLLGMRERLAPRSVGAEVIAASLTGQSRVVVVGVGTEAGIRVDLPAVAWGGAVGRVVAAGSGYAKIRLLTDPSSGVSGVVQRSRVEGVLRGRADGLFEMQYVPKYADVAVGDAVVTSGLDGVFPKGFTIGRVARVQETTGASMRIEVLPEIDYGEIEEVLILLEKTGSETLEAGAPAEPAR, encoded by the coding sequence GTGGCGGCGAGCCAGGCGAATCCGACCCGCTCCAACGCGGTGCTGCTCGTCGTCGTTCTCTTCGCGCAGCTGCTGCTGATGGCGGGGAGCCTGCGGCGGGAGGACGCCGCGGACGCGGTGGAGGACGGGGTGCGAACCGCGTCCGGCCCGGTGCTCGGCGCGGCGCGCACCGTCGGCGGCTCGGTCGTCGCGGCCCTCCGGATGTTCGGCGACGTCGGGCGCTCGCGAAAGGAGCTCGCGGCGATGCGCGGGGAGATCGCAACGCTCAGCGCGGAGGTCGATCGACGTCAGGAGCAGGCGCTCGAGAACGACCGCCTGCGCCGTCTGCTGGGGATGCGTGAGCGGCTCGCCCCCCGTTCCGTCGGCGCGGAAGTCATCGCGGCGAGCCTCACCGGGCAGTCCCGCGTGGTGGTCGTGGGGGTCGGCACCGAAGCGGGCATCCGCGTCGACCTTCCCGCCGTGGCCTGGGGGGGAGCGGTCGGACGGGTCGTCGCCGCCGGGAGCGGGTACGCGAAGATCCGGTTGCTCACGGACCCGTCGAGCGGGGTGTCGGGGGTCGTCCAGCGCTCGCGTGTCGAAGGGGTGCTGCGCGGCCGGGCCGACGGACTGTTCGAGATGCAATACGTGCCGAAGTACGCCGACGTCGCCGTGGGCGACGCGGTCGTCACCTCCGGGCTCGACGGCGTCTTCCCGAAGGGATTCACGATCGGGCGCGTCGCTCGCGTGCAGGAGACGACCGGGGCGTCCATGCGGATCGAGGTCCTTCCGGAGATCGACTACGGCGAGATCGAGGAGGTGCTGATCCTCCTCGAGAAGACCGGCAGCGAGACCCTCGAGGCCGGGGCCCCGGCCGAGCCGGCGCGATGA
- a CDS encoding rod shape-determining protein, producing the protein PTGNMVLDIGGGTSDVAVISMAGIVYSRSVRVAGNEMDEAIIQYIKRKYNLLIGERTAEEVKIKLGSAFPLDEELTLEIKGRDLVEGVPKTIVVSDEEIRESLAETVATIIEAVRVALEQTPPELSADIVDRGIVLTGGGALLKNLDKRLREETGLPVSIADDPLTSVVMGTGKMLSDFEILRKVALD; encoded by the coding sequence CCCACCGGGAACATGGTGCTCGACATCGGCGGCGGGACCTCCGACGTCGCCGTGATCTCGATGGCGGGGATCGTCTACTCGCGCTCGGTCCGCGTCGCCGGCAACGAGATGGACGAGGCGATCATCCAGTACATCAAGCGCAAGTACAACCTGCTGATCGGCGAGCGGACCGCCGAGGAAGTGAAGATCAAGCTCGGCTCGGCGTTCCCGCTCGACGAGGAGCTCACCCTCGAGATCAAGGGGCGCGACCTGGTCGAGGGCGTTCCGAAGACGATCGTGGTCTCCGACGAGGAGATCCGCGAGTCCCTGGCGGAGACCGTCGCGACGATCATCGAGGCGGTGCGCGTCGCGCTCGAGCAGACGCCGCCCGAGCTCTCCGCGGACATCGTGGACCGCGGCATCGTGCTCACGGGCGGCGGCGCCCTGCTGAAGAACCTCGACAAGCGCCTGCGCGAGGAAACGGGCCTGCCGGTGTCGATCGCCGACGACCCGCTCACCTCGGTCGTCATGGGCACCGGCAAGATGCTCAGCGACTTCGAGATCCTCCGCAAGGTCGCGCTCGACTGA